Sequence from the Triplophysa rosa linkage group LG22, Trosa_1v2, whole genome shotgun sequence genome:
CAAATCACGCTGGGTTACACAGTCTGTGCCAGCTCGAGTGCATGCTGAAATGTGGAAGTGTTTCATATGGTgagctgtttttatttcttccaccGAGAGAAGCTCTGCTATTACTTTGTTCCCCTGCTGTGGATTCAGGATTTAACCACAATTCCCTTGAAAGCATGTTGTCAAATTTACAAAGCCTACGCCGTAATCCTGTTCAACGGGATACTGGGAGACGAATGTAACAGATCATTATCACAGACGGGTGATGATTTCGTCTAATCATTTGGCTGGATGTGAGCTGTCATGTGGTTAAGGTGTGTCCTGCTGATATTCTGCACTGTTTACTTCCTCGCAGCAATCAAAGAAGAGCGATATCGATATAACAATGGGTACGAGCCGGTGGAGGATGTTATGGGTGTCGCGCAGCCGGTGCGCTTCAACAGTAAGATCCTTCATGATGTCATCCAAACGTACTTGTGTGTTGTGGAGTTTTGAAataccatatatatatatatatatatatatattataccaATATTTCTGATGCAAGCAAATCACAAAGttctggcatcatttattcaccctcatgttgtacaaaacctgtatgactcttttgtttccctgtggaacacagaagaagatattttgagaaatgtctcagtggttttttgtctatacaagggaagtcaatggggaccaacatacttcaaaatatcttcttttgtgttctgcggaagaaagaaagtcaaacaggtttggaaattACGTGAGGGTGAAgaaatgatgattttttgtGGCGAACTATCATCTGACATTAATAAAGAGTATGCAGgcttaataataatactgtgtGCATCATAGGTTAGAccaagtttcatttcaaaatcatttgtgtttgtttcgCTTAAGGTATAAATCAAGCTCATTTTCTACACCACGCGGCAGGTTGTTTAACCTGGAATATTTCTTGAAATGATCACATGGCGTTCCTCACAGTCTTCTCAAATCCGTGTTTTAACTCCTCCACGTGCAGAGAAGTGTCCGAGCGGATGGCACCATTACGAAAAAACAGCCAGCTGTTACAAAGTCTACCTGAGAAGCGAGAACTACTGGCAGGCGGTGGAAACCTGTCAGAAGGTCAACGCCTCCCTCGCTACTTTCAGCACCAACGAGGAGCTGCAGTTCATCCTGAAGATAGAAGTGGACTTTGACGAAAAAGTGTGTGAACGAAAGGACCAGTGCAAGTGAGTAAATCCGGTTCCTCGTGGTTTCTCAGCTCAAATGGTTGGTGCTTTGAGTTTTCACGGATGTGCTTCGCCGTCACAGGTTCTGGGTGGGATATCAGTACGTGATCACCAACCAGAATCATTCTCTGGAGGGCCGATGGGAGGTGGCGTACAAAGGTTGGTTTTGTCTCCGATGAATTATCTTGCGGAGAAGTATTCGGTTAAGCTCCATTTGCATTTCTGTGTTTGCTCGGAATCTGTAATCCTCTGTAAATGTCATCACGAGGGCTTTTAGATCAGTTGCCTGAAAGCGCGTCCGTCCGTCTGTTCCTCGCAGGATCCACGCAGGTGTTTCTTCCTCCGGAGGGTCTGGCTAACTTCGGCGAGGCCAACCCCACCCAGGACAACGTGTTCTGTGCCCAGCTGCAGCGCTTTCAGATCAAGAGCATGAACGAGCGAGGCTTGCACAGCTGGCATGCGGAAAACTGCTACAAGAAATTCCCCTTCCTCTGCAAGAGAAGTACGTTTCATTATCATTCCAACACTTCCTCGAGGTCCTTCGTTTCAATTCATGCTTGTTGCTGTCGTCTTTGTGCCCCTAGTGGCAGCAACTGGAATTGCAATTAAAACGTCACCATGCACTACAACGTTTGCTGTTTTGGGGAAGAGCGTATTTTTAACATGGCGACACTACGTACTTTAAAAAGAGACCATTTATGGAACTACTGGTCCGtctcacttttttctttacagGACAAACATGTGTTGACATCAAAGACAACGTGGTGAGCGAAGGCTATTATTTCACGCCCAAAGGGGACGACCCCTGTCTGAGCTGCACGTGCCACGACGGCGAGCCGGAGATGTGTGTGGCCGCGCTGTGCGAACGCCCGCAGGGATGTCAGCACTTCCGAAAGGACCCCAAAGAGTGCTGCAGGTTCACCTGTCTGGATCCTGGTAAAAAACGAATCTCACCCAATCACCATGAGACGTGTAGTCGGTTGTCATTTTAATGCAGTAAATGCGTTTTTACCAGAGTaaatctttttcttctttttttggaCCACTAGTGAAGTTTCCGGCAAGTTTACCACTAGGTGGAGCTGCTCTCTCAGTGTCCATTGCATCGGACACTTTGTCCCGATTTCAGATTGTGCACCTTTCAATCTCATTgccgttgtgtgtgtgtgtgtgtgtgtgtgtgtttgtagacgGCAGTAGTCTGTTCGACTCTATGGCCAGCGGCATGCGGCTCATCGTCAGCTGCATCTCGTCCTTCCTCATCCTCTCTCTGTTGCTCTTCATGGTGCACAGACTGAGACAGCGGAGACGAGAGCGCATCGAGACCCTCATCGGAGGCAACCGTAAGACCCCTTGTGATGTTCTAAATTGAGTCAAGTAAAAAGCATTCAGCGATCGTTAACACGTTTACGGTTTGTTTCGCAGTGCATCATTTTAATTTGGGACGGAGGGTGCCCGGCTTTGACTACGGGCCGGATGTGTTTGGGACGGGCCTGACGCCGCTGCACCTCTCGGATGACGGCGAGGGGGGTGCGTTCCACTTCCAGGAGCCCCCGCCCCCTTATGCTGCTTACAAGTATCCGGATATCCACCACCCTGATGATCCTCCGCCACCATACGAGGCCTCCGTCAATCCAGACAGCATCCTTTATATGGACCTCGGTACGCTTTCCAAATACAAGTTCAACTTTTTTGTCCGTGCAAACTATTCTTAAAAGTAGACAGCTTGGTGTTAAGACTTTTTTGCATGCAGGTCGGACCGGGGCTCCTCTGGCCACCGGGCACGTGAGCACCGCAGCCGAATCTCTCCAGAGGGCGTACCCAGAGCAGGCTCCGCCCCCACCGCCGCCCCTGGAGGAGCGTGAAGATTCCATCGACAGCAGCACGCTGCTCGTGTCTCCAGACACCCCCAGCGAATCAGAGAACAGCATCACTCAGAGCTCCAGCGTGGACTGCAGCACCGGGCCCTCGCTCAGCACCGTGGTATAGGCCAAGAGAAACAAAGGAGAACATGTGCATCCTGGGACTGATCGATTTACCGCGGATGATGAATTTGGAGGATTTGAGAACGGTTTTTGGGTTCAGAGCGAGGACTACAAAGCAAGGATGGtcgttttcatttttctttcgcTTGAGCGTCACTACGTGTAAATACTTCCCTCGATTGAGTTCTCTGTTGCGTCACGTCATGAACGGTGGGAGAGGTGACAGACCACCGTCTCTGTGGTTCACACTGGCATGCTTCATTCACCACAACTGCTCGCTAAACCGGCTGTAATGAAGACCCGAGCGTCTCTCACTGGAATGGAGACTGTTTTTCTGAAACGAAGAAGTACTGCTCGGTCCAAACGGTGCCTTCTGAATCCCATCTGTTCCTCCATGCACGTGCAGGAGAAAGATCCGTTTGGAGACGAGCAGTACCACGTCTTCGTTTGGATTTCTGTGATGTCTTTCAATACCGTAGCACAAATTCAGATACGACAAAAAAAAGTTGTTGTTCGATTCTGTTGACGTTGCAGTAGATTACGGTACGAATTTGTTTCCGCCTTGTGACTTCAAAATATCCTGCTGTGATGTGACGATGCAAATTCATCGACTCGTTTTTGGATCGTCACACTACCTTGAAGCATTTGGGCTTCTTTTGGGAGGCGCACATACACCGAACTCTAACACTAGTATATTGATGTCTCGGTCATTGGTTTCGCATTTGCTCACATTCAAATGAGTTGATGTCATGACCAGTTGTGCGGGTTACATTTCAACCTAAAATCCATTTGAAAAATAAGACGTTATATTTTGCATAAAGGAAATAAAGCCTTTTAAGAAGCCTTTTTAGGGAGCGTGTGTAAATAGTACATTTGTAAAGTACTAACGCAAGAAGACTAAATTTAATGTCTGCT
This genomic interval carries:
- the dgcr2 gene encoding integral membrane protein DGCR2/IDD isoform X1 → MLPKTDSGGFVLFLFILTLTDPPRTGSQLALARLLSDLRCSPAQFACRSGKLQCIPLSWQCDGWTACEDKSDEIDCPTIKEERYRYNNGYEPVEDVMGVAQPVRFNSINQAHFLHHAAEKCPSGWHHYEKTASCYKVYLRSENYWQAVETCQKVNASLATFSTNEELQFILKIEVDFDEKVCERKDQCKFWVGYQYVITNQNHSLEGRWEVAYKGSTQVFLPPEGLANFGEANPTQDNVFCAQLQRFQIKSMNERGLHSWHAENCYKKFPFLCKRRQTCVDIKDNVVSEGYYFTPKGDDPCLSCTCHDGEPEMCVAALCERPQGCQHFRKDPKECCRFTCLDPDGSSLFDSMASGMRLIVSCISSFLILSLLLFMVHRLRQRRRERIETLIGGNLHHFNLGRRVPGFDYGPDVFGTGLTPLHLSDDGEGGAFHFQEPPPPYAAYKYPDIHHPDDPPPPYEASVNPDSILYMDLGRTGAPLATGHVSTAAESLQRAYPEQAPPPPPPLEEREDSIDSSTLLVSPDTPSESENSITQSSSVDCSTGPSLSTVV
- the dgcr2 gene encoding integral membrane protein DGCR2/IDD isoform X2; this translates as MLPKTDSGGFVLFLFILTLTDPPRTGSQLALARLLSDLRCSPAQFACRSGKLQCIPLSWQCDGWTACEDKSDEIDCPTIKEERYRYNNGYEPVEDVMGVAQPVRFNKKCPSGWHHYEKTASCYKVYLRSENYWQAVETCQKVNASLATFSTNEELQFILKIEVDFDEKVCERKDQCKFWVGYQYVITNQNHSLEGRWEVAYKGSTQVFLPPEGLANFGEANPTQDNVFCAQLQRFQIKSMNERGLHSWHAENCYKKFPFLCKRRQTCVDIKDNVVSEGYYFTPKGDDPCLSCTCHDGEPEMCVAALCERPQGCQHFRKDPKECCRFTCLDPDGSSLFDSMASGMRLIVSCISSFLILSLLLFMVHRLRQRRRERIETLIGGNLHHFNLGRRVPGFDYGPDVFGTGLTPLHLSDDGEGGAFHFQEPPPPYAAYKYPDIHHPDDPPPPYEASVNPDSILYMDLGRTGAPLATGHVSTAAESLQRAYPEQAPPPPPPLEEREDSIDSSTLLVSPDTPSESENSITQSSSVDCSTGPSLSTVV
- the dgcr2 gene encoding integral membrane protein DGCR2/IDD isoform X4; translation: MGVAQPVRFNKKCPSGWHHYEKTASCYKVYLRSENYWQAVETCQKVNASLATFSTNEELQFILKIEVDFDEKVCERKDQCKFWVGYQYVITNQNHSLEGRWEVAYKGSTQVFLPPEGLANFGEANPTQDNVFCAQLQRFQIKSMNERGLHSWHAENCYKKFPFLCKRRQTCVDIKDNVVSEGYYFTPKGDDPCLSCTCHDGEPEMCVAALCERPQGCQHFRKDPKECCRFTCLDPDGSSLFDSMASGMRLIVSCISSFLILSLLLFMVHRLRQRRRERIETLIGGNLHHFNLGRRVPGFDYGPDVFGTGLTPLHLSDDGEGGAFHFQEPPPPYAAYKYPDIHHPDDPPPPYEASVNPDSILYMDLGRTGAPLATGHVSTAAESLQRAYPEQAPPPPPPLEEREDSIDSSTLLVSPDTPSESENSITQSSSVDCSTGPSLSTVV
- the dgcr2 gene encoding integral membrane protein DGCR2/IDD isoform X3; its protein translation is MGVAQPVRFNSINQAHFLHHAAEKCPSGWHHYEKTASCYKVYLRSENYWQAVETCQKVNASLATFSTNEELQFILKIEVDFDEKVCERKDQCKFWVGYQYVITNQNHSLEGRWEVAYKGSTQVFLPPEGLANFGEANPTQDNVFCAQLQRFQIKSMNERGLHSWHAENCYKKFPFLCKRRQTCVDIKDNVVSEGYYFTPKGDDPCLSCTCHDGEPEMCVAALCERPQGCQHFRKDPKECCRFTCLDPDGSSLFDSMASGMRLIVSCISSFLILSLLLFMVHRLRQRRRERIETLIGGNLHHFNLGRRVPGFDYGPDVFGTGLTPLHLSDDGEGGAFHFQEPPPPYAAYKYPDIHHPDDPPPPYEASVNPDSILYMDLGRTGAPLATGHVSTAAESLQRAYPEQAPPPPPPLEEREDSIDSSTLLVSPDTPSESENSITQSSSVDCSTGPSLSTVV